A portion of the Sulfurospirillum diekertiae genome contains these proteins:
- a CDS encoding thiamine pyrophosphate-binding protein — protein sequence MKASDYIVQFLVDQGIDKAFGYIGGAVAHLYDSLDKNKAIEIINTIHEQGAGFAAEGYARVTGKTGVATATSGPGATNLITPIGSCFFDSIPTLFITGQVNTYEYKYDTPVRQIGFQETDIVSIVKPITKYAVMIDTIQSLRYELEKAYFLTQNGRKGPVLIDIPMNIQRTDFNPSEQKSFFESDEYQTMCIHDDNVDFEKIVEMLKISQRPIVLIGGGSRLSSLAPEAINHLLKKSNLPVVYSLMGKDVIKDGYKYNFGLIGSYGNRYSNLALANADLIVVLGSRLDTRQTGTDLKTFAREAKIIQVDIDANELGSKIKADIALHCDIADFINQLSHYDFRLNFDQWLEKLIGYKQKYSSTTGIDGKAKIPNQIIKCIAQSSSDNDIICVDVGQHQMWVAQSFDTKVDQRVLFSGGMGAMGFALPTAIGATIATGKRALVIAGDGGFQMNIQELEVIKRRNLPIKIFIMNNANLGMVRQFQEIYFEKRYIGTQKDYSVPNFASIASAYGLKSSTVSTMEEISHKIQETLLSDEAEVINICLQEQMTTVEPKLIVNKPIEDMYPFLDRKELNAQMIITPLDKE from the coding sequence ATGAAAGCATCTGATTATATTGTGCAGTTTTTAGTTGATCAAGGCATTGACAAAGCTTTTGGATATATTGGCGGAGCCGTTGCTCATCTCTATGATTCGCTTGATAAAAATAAAGCGATTGAAATTATCAATACGATTCATGAACAAGGTGCAGGGTTTGCCGCTGAGGGATATGCCCGTGTCACTGGGAAAACAGGTGTGGCAACAGCAACAAGTGGTCCTGGTGCAACGAACCTGATAACGCCGATTGGAAGTTGCTTTTTTGATTCAATTCCTACCCTCTTTATCACGGGACAGGTCAATACGTATGAATACAAATACGATACACCTGTAAGGCAGATAGGTTTTCAAGAGACGGATATTGTCAGTATCGTTAAGCCTATTACAAAATATGCGGTTATGATTGATACGATTCAAAGCCTTCGTTATGAACTTGAAAAAGCTTATTTCTTGACACAAAATGGCAGGAAAGGTCCTGTCCTTATCGATATCCCAATGAATATTCAACGGACTGATTTCAATCCATCCGAGCAAAAATCTTTTTTTGAGAGTGATGAATATCAAACGATGTGTATTCATGATGATAATGTTGATTTTGAAAAAATTGTAGAAATGCTAAAAATATCTCAGCGTCCAATTGTGTTGATAGGTGGGGGAAGTCGCCTTTCTTCCTTAGCACCAGAAGCCATTAATCACTTGTTGAAAAAATCCAATTTGCCAGTTGTTTACTCGCTGATGGGAAAAGATGTCATTAAAGACGGTTATAAATATAACTTTGGACTCATTGGCTCTTACGGAAATCGATATAGTAATTTAGCACTAGCCAATGCTGATTTGATTGTAGTATTAGGCTCTCGCCTTGATACACGACAAACGGGTACTGATTTAAAAACGTTTGCAAGAGAAGCAAAGATTATACAAGTCGATATAGATGCTAATGAGTTAGGTTCAAAAATCAAGGCAGATATCGCTTTGCATTGTGATATTGCTGATTTTATCAACCAATTATCGCACTATGATTTTAGACTGAATTTTGATCAATGGCTTGAAAAACTTATCGGATATAAACAAAAATATTCATCAACGACTGGCATTGATGGCAAAGCAAAAATACCGAATCAAATCATTAAATGTATTGCTCAATCTTCTTCTGATAATGACATAATTTGTGTTGATGTGGGACAACATCAAATGTGGGTTGCTCAGTCCTTTGATACCAAAGTAGACCAACGTGTTCTTTTTTCAGGTGGCATGGGAGCTATGGGTTTTGCCTTGCCAACAGCTATTGGAGCAACGATTGCTACAGGTAAAAGAGCTCTTGTGATTGCAGGGGATGGTGGATTTCAGATGAATATTCAAGAATTAGAAGTTATCAAAAGAAGAAATTTACCTATTAAAATATTTATTATGAACAATGCCAATCTCGGTATGGTCAGACAATTTCAAGAAATTTATTTTGAAAAGAGATATATTGGTACTCAAAAAGATTACAGTGTTCCCAACTTCGCAAGCATAGCAAGCGCTTATGGACTCAAAAGTAGTACAGTTTCGACCATGGAAGAGATTTCTCACAAAATTCAAGAAACACTCTTAAGCGATGAGGCAGAAGTTATTAATATTTGTCTGCAAGAACAGATGACGACGGTTGAGCCAAAACTCATTGTCAATAAACCTATTGAAGATATGTACCCTTTTTTAGACAGAAAAGAATTAAATGCCCAAATGATTATCACTCCTTTGGATAAAGAGTAA
- the rfbG gene encoding CDP-glucose 4,6-dehydratase: MESLVMQHLFGGIYKDKTVLVTGHTGFKGSWLVYWLKLMGAKVIGYSLEAPTHPNHIALLDLDIISIIGDIRDLETLDKTFATYKPDIVFHLAAQALVRPSYANPIETYETNVIGTLKVFEACRKHQVKAIVNITSDKAYENKEWIWGYRENDPMGGYDPYSASKGCADLLASSYRNSYFNINDYKKSHQTLLATCRAGNVIGGGDWAQDRLMSDIILSVSQSKKVSIRNPKATRPWQHVLEPLSGYLQVGQKLLEEKVEFGEAWNFGPSDEGSICVEEVVLHVKQHWDKIDYEINRDPNQLHEANLLKLDCSKAHIKLHWKDVWDSEKTFEKTVKWYKAFYENSKILSQEDLESYIADAKAKNIAWTIK; the protein is encoded by the coding sequence ATGGAAAGTCTGGTAATGCAACATCTTTTTGGAGGCATCTACAAAGATAAAACTGTCTTAGTCACAGGACATACGGGCTTTAAAGGTTCATGGCTTGTTTATTGGCTCAAACTTATGGGAGCAAAAGTTATAGGTTATTCTTTGGAAGCGCCTACCCATCCGAATCATATAGCATTGCTTGATCTTGATATTATTTCTATTATTGGTGATATTCGAGACTTAGAAACATTAGATAAAACATTTGCAACGTATAAGCCCGATATCGTATTTCATTTAGCTGCGCAAGCATTGGTCAGACCTTCTTATGCAAATCCAATAGAAACCTATGAAACCAATGTGATAGGAACGCTTAAAGTCTTTGAAGCATGTCGTAAACATCAGGTTAAAGCGATTGTAAATATCACGAGTGATAAAGCCTATGAGAATAAAGAGTGGATTTGGGGATACCGGGAGAATGACCCGATGGGTGGGTATGACCCTTACAGCGCTTCAAAGGGATGTGCAGATTTACTAGCAAGTTCATATCGAAACTCCTATTTTAATATCAATGACTATAAAAAATCACATCAAACGCTTTTAGCAACATGTCGAGCAGGGAATGTGATTGGTGGTGGAGATTGGGCTCAAGATAGACTGATGAGTGATATTATACTTTCTGTCTCTCAAAGCAAAAAAGTAAGTATCCGCAACCCAAAAGCAACCAGACCATGGCAACACGTGCTTGAGCCTCTTAGTGGCTATTTGCAGGTGGGACAAAAACTGCTTGAAGAAAAAGTGGAGTTTGGTGAAGCTTGGAACTTTGGACCGAGTGATGAAGGAAGCATTTGTGTCGAAGAAGTTGTTTTACATGTAAAGCAGCATTGGGATAAAATTGACTATGAGATCAATCGTGATCCAAATCAACTTCATGAAGCAAATCTTTTAAAGCTCGATTGTTCAAAAGCGCATATAAAGCTTCATTGGAAAGATGTATGGGATAGTGAGAAAACGTTTGAGAAAACTGTCAAATGGTATAAAGCCTTTTACGAAAACAGTAAAATTTTGAGTCAAGAAGATTTGGAAAGTTATATTGCTGATGCAAAAGCAAAAAATATAGCATGGACTATCAAATGA
- the rfbD gene encoding dTDP-4-dehydrorhamnose reductase, which produces MLNILVTGSNGQLGSEIQELSSHFPYTFFFTCKDQLDITEKHTIESFVEKNAIHAIINCAAYTAVDKAENEEALADKINHQAVKHLASIAKEKNIKLIHISTDYVFDGTSYKPYQEIDTTNPKSVYGKTKLDGENALLQGNLPNSIIIRTSWVYSSYGANFVKTMLRLGKEKDALGVIYDQVGTPTYAKDLAKVILDILPKINTTQTQIYNYSNEGVASWYDFAQEIMQMAKLTCKINPIETSQYPTPAKRPHYSLLNKAKIKNEFGIEIPYWKNSLEECLHKINVNNE; this is translated from the coding sequence ATGCTTAATATCTTAGTGACAGGCTCGAATGGTCAATTAGGAAGTGAGATACAAGAACTTTCTTCCCATTTCCCCTATACATTTTTCTTTACATGTAAAGATCAACTTGATATTACGGAGAAACACACTATTGAGTCATTCGTTGAAAAAAATGCTATTCATGCCATTATTAATTGTGCAGCGTATACCGCAGTTGATAAAGCTGAAAATGAAGAAGCTTTAGCCGATAAAATCAATCATCAAGCAGTAAAGCATTTAGCAAGTATTGCAAAAGAAAAAAACATTAAACTGATTCATATCTCAACTGACTATGTCTTTGATGGTACGAGTTACAAGCCCTATCAAGAAATAGACACAACTAACCCAAAATCAGTTTATGGTAAAACTAAATTGGATGGAGAGAATGCACTTTTACAGGGTAATCTTCCAAACAGCATTATCATCCGTACTTCGTGGGTTTACAGTAGTTATGGTGCTAACTTCGTAAAGACGATGCTTCGTTTAGGAAAAGAAAAAGACGCTTTAGGTGTTATTTACGATCAAGTAGGAACGCCTACATATGCAAAAGATTTAGCAAAAGTGATTTTAGATATTTTGCCAAAAATCAACACTACTCAAACACAGATCTATAACTATTCTAATGAGGGTGTTGCAAGTTGGTATGATTTCGCACAAGAGATTATGCAGATGGCAAAGCTTACATGTAAAATCAACCCCATCGAAACTTCACAATATCCAACCCCAGCCAAACGACCTCATTATTCACTTTTAAATAAAGCAAAAATCAAAAATGAGTTTGGCATAGAAATTCCTTACTGGAAAAATAGTTTGGAAGAATGTTTGCATAAAATAAACGTTAATAATGAATAA
- the rfbH gene encoding lipopolysaccharide biosynthesis protein RfbH, whose product MTQEEQLKQEILDKTKEYYELVHKKNQTKPFVAGESRVNYAGRVFDEKEMMNLVDSSLDFWLTYGDYSKKFEKELAKFLHVRWAFLVNSGSSANLLAFYALTSPLLKERQVKRGDEVITVAAGFLTTVAPIVQYGAVPVFVDMELKHFNIDVTQLEQALSPKTKAVMIAHTLGNPFDIKAVKAFCDKHNLWLIEDNCDALGSMYDGKPTGTWGDIGTSSFYPPHHMTMGEGGATYTDNPLLKKIMLSMRDWGRDCWCESGVDNTCGCRFTQQFGSLPKGYDHKYVYSHFGFNLKATDMQAAVGCAQLEKFPSFVEKRKENFKKLYNGLKDIQELMLVEAQIQSDPSWFGFMMTLTKEAKFTRNDLVEYLENNNIQTRNLFAGNMLRHPLFESLEKDKDYRSVGLLPNTDKIMNDSFWIGLYPGMGDEAIDYMIEIIKNFLITKKGYFC is encoded by the coding sequence ATGACTCAAGAAGAACAATTAAAACAAGAGATTTTAGATAAAACAAAAGAATATTATGAACTTGTGCATAAAAAAAATCAAACTAAGCCGTTTGTAGCAGGAGAAAGTCGCGTTAATTATGCAGGGCGCGTCTTTGATGAAAAAGAGATGATGAACCTTGTCGATAGCTCGCTTGATTTTTGGTTGACATATGGGGATTACTCTAAAAAGTTTGAAAAAGAGTTAGCAAAGTTTTTACATGTAAGATGGGCGTTCTTAGTTAATAGTGGCAGTTCTGCCAATTTGTTGGCTTTTTATGCACTCACTTCACCACTGCTCAAAGAGCGACAAGTCAAACGAGGCGATGAAGTCATCACGGTAGCGGCAGGTTTTCTAACAACTGTAGCTCCTATTGTTCAATACGGTGCCGTACCTGTCTTTGTCGATATGGAACTTAAACATTTTAACATTGATGTAACACAGTTAGAACAAGCACTGAGTCCCAAAACAAAAGCGGTGATGATAGCGCATACCCTTGGTAATCCTTTTGATATCAAAGCCGTCAAAGCCTTTTGTGATAAACACAACCTTTGGCTTATTGAAGATAACTGTGATGCCCTTGGCTCTATGTATGATGGTAAACCTACAGGCACATGGGGTGACATTGGAACGAGTAGCTTTTACCCACCACATCACATGACTATGGGTGAGGGCGGAGCCACCTATACCGACAATCCACTGCTTAAAAAGATTATGCTCTCCATGCGTGATTGGGGAAGAGATTGTTGGTGTGAAAGTGGCGTGGATAATACGTGTGGATGTCGTTTTACCCAACAATTTGGCAGTTTGCCAAAAGGGTACGATCATAAATACGTTTATAGCCATTTTGGCTTTAACCTTAAAGCAACGGATATGCAAGCAGCCGTTGGGTGTGCACAACTAGAGAAATTTCCAAGTTTTGTGGAAAAACGAAAAGAGAATTTTAAAAAGCTTTACAATGGACTTAAAGACATTCAAGAGTTAATGTTAGTAGAAGCACAAATACAGAGTGATCCCAGTTGGTTTGGATTTATGATGACCCTGACAAAAGAAGCAAAATTCACAAGAAATGATCTTGTTGAATACTTGGAAAACAACAACATTCAAACACGAAATCTTTTTGCGGGAAATATGCTACGACATCCCCTATTTGAGTCACTTGAAAAAGATAAAGACTATAGATCTGTAGGTTTACTTCCCAATACCGATAAGATCATGAACGATAGTTTTTGGATTGGACTTTACCCTGGAATGGGCGATGAAGCAATCGACTATATGATTGAGATTATCAAGAATTTTCTTATTACAAAAAAAGGGTATTTTTGTTAA
- the rfbF gene encoding glucose-1-phosphate cytidylyltransferase: MKVVLLAGGYGTRIAEETDIKPKPMVEIGGKPILWHIMKIYSHHGFNEFVVLLGYKGYYIKEYFANYFLHQSDITIDLQTNSIEVHNNTSEPWKVTLVDTGLDTMTGGRIKRAQKYIGNEPFLLTYGDGVSDIDIAKTVAFHKQHGKALTMSAIQPEARFGNLAIDETLNIKSFIEKPKTEAGWINGGFFVCSPKVFDYIDEDESCIFEQAPLQNLAKDGEMFAYKHEGFWQPMDTLRDNQKLNKLWKENKAPWKVW, from the coding sequence ATGAAAGTCGTACTACTCGCAGGTGGATATGGAACACGCATAGCAGAAGAGACAGACATCAAACCAAAGCCGATGGTGGAAATTGGTGGTAAGCCAATTTTATGGCATATTATGAAGATTTATTCTCATCATGGTTTTAATGAGTTTGTAGTGCTTCTTGGGTATAAAGGCTATTACATTAAAGAGTATTTTGCAAATTATTTTCTTCACCAAAGTGATATAACCATTGACCTTCAAACCAACAGCATAGAAGTGCATAACAATACCAGCGAACCATGGAAAGTGACCCTTGTCGATACAGGGCTTGATACAATGACCGGAGGTCGTATTAAACGCGCTCAGAAGTATATAGGGAACGAGCCTTTTTTACTGACTTATGGAGATGGTGTAAGTGATATTGATATTGCAAAAACAGTAGCTTTTCATAAACAACATGGCAAAGCGCTTACAATGTCCGCTATTCAGCCAGAAGCTAGGTTTGGGAATCTTGCTATTGATGAGACACTGAATATCAAAAGTTTTATCGAAAAACCAAAAACAGAAGCAGGATGGATCAACGGAGGCTTTTTTGTCTGTTCTCCAAAAGTATTTGATTATATTGATGAAGATGAAAGTTGCATTTTTGAACAAGCTCCTTTACAAAATTTAGCCAAAGATGGTGAGATGTTTGCCTATAAACACGAAGGTTTTTGGCAACCCATGGACACGCTTCGCGATAACCAAAAGCTCAATAAACTCTGGAAAGAAAATAAAGCTCCATGGAAAGTCTGGTAA
- a CDS encoding DNA ligase: MKRLILFWLLLTSFMFGAKPELMLLQEWNGQDVSGWLMSEKMDGVRAYWDGQKLISRGGVELAAPAWFTEGFPPFAVDGELWSKRGDFENIISIVKKKELHDGWKNIAFYAFDVPSENGGLIQRLVKLEYYLKLNQADYLKVAKQFTCKDNDDLKRFLTEVEKGGGEGVVVRNPDTKYVAKRDPNSLKVKSFQDAECEVVEHHKGEGKYKNSFGSLTCKMDDGVMFDIGSGFSESERKNPPAIGSKITYKFQEMTKGGKPRFPIYMRIKEEI, from the coding sequence ATGAAGCGATTAATACTCTTTTGGCTTCTTTTAACAAGTTTTATGTTTGGCGCTAAGCCTGAATTGATGCTTTTGCAAGAATGGAATGGACAAGACGTTTCAGGGTGGTTGATGAGTGAAAAAATGGATGGTGTGCGAGCCTATTGGGATGGGCAAAAACTGATTTCTAGAGGGGGCGTTGAACTTGCCGCTCCTGCTTGGTTTACCGAAGGATTCCCTCCTTTTGCTGTGGATGGAGAGCTTTGGAGTAAACGGGGAGATTTTGAAAATATCATCTCCATTGTTAAGAAAAAAGAGCTACATGATGGCTGGAAAAATATCGCTTTTTACGCCTTTGATGTGCCTTCCGAAAACGGTGGCTTGATCCAACGTTTGGTCAAGCTTGAGTATTATCTCAAACTCAATCAAGCGGATTATCTCAAAGTAGCCAAACAGTTTACATGTAAAGACAACGATGACTTGAAACGTTTTCTCACTGAGGTTGAAAAAGGCGGTGGAGAAGGCGTTGTAGTACGCAATCCTGATACCAAATACGTTGCCAAACGCGATCCCAACAGCCTCAAAGTGAAAAGTTTTCAAGATGCTGAATGTGAAGTAGTAGAGCATCATAAAGGCGAAGGCAAGTATAAAAACAGCTTCGGTTCGCTTACATGTAAGATGGATGATGGCGTGATGTTTGATATCGGCTCAGGTTTTAGTGAAAGCGAGCGTAAAAATCCTCCTGCCATTGGTTCTAAAATTACGTATAAATTTCAAGAGATGACCAAAGGTGGGAAACCACGATTCCCTATCTATATGAGAATTAAAGAAGAGATATAA
- a CDS encoding NAD-dependent epimerase/dehydratase family protein, with protein MNIFITGVSGFIGSHLKEYLFSKYHNHTLFTPSSKELDLSDEPAVDRYIHEHKIDVIVHTANRGGGRDTTDMKNVTEYNLRIFFNIAKHEKNVIKIISFGSGAEYGKHKPIVHAKEEDYLEALPLDEYGFYKSITSHYIERSDNIVQLRIFGAYGEYENYRYKFISNAIVKNLLHLPITINKNVYFDYIYSDDLVKMIDFFIHNDVREKIYNVTTGTKVDLFTLANLVNEVSDFHSDIRVVNEGLNNEYTSNNERYF; from the coding sequence ATGAATATTTTTATCACAGGTGTTAGCGGTTTTATAGGCTCCCATCTTAAAGAATACCTATTTTCAAAATATCATAACCATACACTTTTTACACCATCCAGCAAAGAGCTTGATTTAAGTGATGAGCCTGCAGTTGATAGGTATATTCATGAGCACAAAATTGATGTAATTGTGCATACTGCCAATCGTGGTGGTGGACGTGATACGACTGATATGAAAAACGTTACAGAGTATAATTTACGCATTTTTTTCAATATTGCCAAACATGAAAAAAATGTAATAAAAATTATCTCTTTTGGCAGTGGGGCCGAGTATGGCAAGCATAAGCCCATTGTTCATGCAAAAGAAGAAGATTATTTAGAAGCATTACCACTTGATGAATATGGATTTTATAAGTCTATTACGTCGCACTATATTGAAAGATCTGATAATATAGTGCAGTTGCGTATTTTTGGGGCATACGGTGAGTATGAAAATTATCGTTATAAGTTTATATCAAATGCAATCGTTAAAAACCTTTTGCACTTACCTATAACCATCAATAAAAATGTCTATTTTGACTATATTTATAGTGATGATTTAGTTAAAATGATCGACTTTTTTATCCATAATGATGTTAGAGAGAAGATTTATAATGTAACGACAGGAACCAAAGTAGACCTTTTCACCTTAGCAAATTTGGTGAATGAAGTCAGTGATTTTCATTCCGATATAAGAGTTGTCAATGAAGGACTCAATAACGAATATACTTCGAATAATGAGCGTTACTTTTAA
- the rfbC gene encoding dTDP-4-dehydrorhamnose 3,5-epimerase: MTFTRTNIPDVIIIEPKVHGDERGYFVETFRQDQFEEFVGFKVNFCQDNESRSHHGVLRGLHYQLSPFAQSKLVRVIDGRVLDVAVDIRVGSPTFGNYVAVELNGKNKKQMFIPRGFAHGFVVLSETCTFTYKVDNYYAPECDRGISFNDPKLGIDWQLSADLFQLSTKDTQQPKLETMHELFEYGVNYYA, encoded by the coding sequence ATGACATTTACGCGAACGAATATACCCGATGTGATCATAATAGAGCCCAAAGTGCATGGTGATGAGCGAGGGTACTTTGTAGAGACCTTCAGACAAGATCAGTTTGAAGAATTTGTAGGTTTCAAAGTGAATTTTTGTCAAGATAATGAATCACGAAGTCATCACGGTGTTTTGCGTGGACTTCATTATCAACTTTCACCTTTTGCTCAGTCAAAATTAGTTCGTGTCATTGATGGAAGAGTTCTGGATGTTGCTGTGGATATTCGTGTAGGGAGTCCGACATTTGGAAACTATGTGGCTGTTGAACTCAATGGTAAAAATAAAAAACAGATGTTTATTCCAAGAGGTTTTGCTCATGGTTTTGTTGTTCTAAGTGAAACCTGTACCTTTACCTATAAAGTCGATAACTATTATGCGCCTGAGTGTGATCGAGGAATTTCATTTAATGATCCAAAACTAGGTATTGATTGGCAACTGAGTGCAGATTTGTTTCAACTCTCCACTAAAGATACCCAACAACCTAAACTTGAAACTATGCATGAACTCTTTGAATATGGTGTAAATTACTATGCTTAA